In a single window of the Aminomonas paucivorans DSM 12260 genome:
- the rpsE gene encoding 30S ribosomal protein S5, whose translation MNARNASSTKGSDLNERVVAINRVSKVVKGGKRFKFSVLVVVGDGFGQVGVGMGKAREISEAVRKGIDHAKKGMVTLKKTGHTIPHPILGKFGAAEVLLKPAAPGTGVIAGAVVRAIMELGGVKDVLTKVIGRTSNPINVAYATFEGVKALRSPEEIHRLRGKERRPAAQDA comes from the coding sequence ATGAACGCAAGGAATGCCTCGTCCACCAAGGGGTCCGATCTGAACGAGCGCGTCGTAGCCATCAACCGGGTCAGCAAGGTTGTGAAGGGCGGAAAGCGCTTCAAGTTCAGCGTTCTCGTGGTGGTGGGTGACGGATTTGGGCAGGTGGGTGTCGGCATGGGGAAGGCTCGGGAGATTTCCGAGGCCGTCCGCAAGGGCATCGACCACGCGAAAAAGGGAATGGTGACCCTGAAGAAGACCGGGCACACCATCCCGCACCCCATCCTCGGCAAGTTCGGGGCGGCGGAGGTCCTCCTCAAGCCTGCGGCGCCGGGGACGGGAGTCATCGCGGGGGCGGTGGTCCGAGCCATCATGGAGCTGGGGGGAGTCAAGGACGTGCTGACCAAGGTCATCGGTCGGACCTCCAACCCCATCAACGTGGCCTATGCCACCTTCGAAGGGGTCAAGGCGCTTCGTTCCCCCGAGGAGATCCATCGGTTGCGCGGCAAAGAACGGCGCCCCGCGGCGCAGGATGCTTAA